A genomic segment from Glycine max cultivar Williams 82 chromosome 1, Glycine_max_v4.0, whole genome shotgun sequence encodes:
- the LOC102669803 gene encoding uncharacterized protein has translation MSDEVEMNVENEEDVGVKVDCSDAFNTSELFLFGSHEEVLQWALSLTHDIGFIAVIMRSDTNTGVRGRASFLLIACERSGQYRPKKHSLVRACTGSRKCGCLFKLPAKPVSGGEDWMVKLICGIHNHEMAKSLFGHPYAS, from the exons ATGTCTGACGAAGTTGAAATGAATGTCGAAAATGAGGAAGATGTTGGCGTTAAAGTTGATTGCTCTGATGCCTTTAATACTTCTGAGTTATTT TTGTTTGGTAGTCATGAGGAAGTTTTACAATGGGCTCTATCATTGACTCATGACATCGGCTTTATTGCCGTTATAATGAGGTCCGACACCAATACCGGTGTTCGAGGAAGAGCCTCATTTCTATTGATAGCTTGTGAAAGGAGTGGGCAGTATAGGCCTAAGAAACATAGTTTGGTAAGAGCATGCACTGGCAGTAGAAAATGTGGATGCCTATTTAAGTTGCCTGCGAAGCCAGTTTCGGGAGGAGAAGactggatggtgaagttaatttGTGGGATTCACAATCACGAAATGGCAAAGTCATTGTTTGGGCATCCATATGCAAGTTGA
- the LOC100806039 gene encoding 2-oxoglutarate-dependent dioxygenase 19: MAEIGSFASESYSSENKLKVAPLYSNANFSQLEVVDHYDVHPYSASDDDIPTIDYSLLFCDDPNKQFHALECLRDACQEYGFFYLVNHTIPDGVFDNILKGVSDFFNQTTLDERRNYSKKFPLDKIRWELNSSAGENREYLKVVAHPQYHFPSNPSGFSKILEEYGKEMRKIVIGLARAVSKTLGFEEHFVEKALNLKSGFDVLAMNLYPPNAKSKGAVGLSEHTDPGFVITLLQDINGGLQILSHKGKWINAYIPHHAILIQLGDQLEILTNGMYKSHIHRVIVGNNKVRRISVVGIHGPSLDKLISPSIEFVDEKHPQGYRGMTYKESLEVNGDDEIDVQSSLEQARLV; the protein is encoded by the exons ATGGCTGAAATAGGTTCATTTGCATCCGAATCATACTCTTCTGAAAATAAGTTGAAGGTAGCCCCACTTTACTCCAATGCTAATTTCTCTCAGCTAGAAGTGGTAGACCATTATGATGTTCATCCATATTCAGCTTCTGATGATGACATACCCACTATTGATTACTCTCTACTCTTCTGTGATGACCCTAATAAGCAATTCCATGCCCTTGAATGCCTCCGTGATGCATGCCAGGAATATGGCTTCTTCTAT TTGGTAAACCATACCATCCCTGATGGAgtatttgataatatattaaaaggagTTTCTGATTTCTTTAATCAAACAACCTTGGATGAGAGAAGGAACTACAGCAAAAAATTTCCATTGGATAAAATTCGATGGGAACTAAACTCCTCCGCTGGGGAAAACAGGGAATATCTAAAGGTTGTTGCTCATCCCCAATATCATTTTCCTTCCAACCCTTCAGGTTTCAG CAAAATTTTAGAAGAATATGGCAAAGAAATGAGAAAGATAGTAATTGGATTAGCAAGGGCAGTGTCTAAGACCTTAGGGTTTGAAGAACACTTCGTGGAGAAGGCATTGAACTTGAAATCAGGGTTTGACGTGTTGGCCATGAACCTTTATCCACCCAATGCCAAATCCAAGGGAGCCGTTGGCCTGTCTGAACACACTGACCCTGGCTTCGTCATTACACTTTTGCAAGATATAAATGGTGGTCTTCAAATTCTTTCCCACAAAGGGAAGTGGATCAATGCTTATATTCCCCATCATGCCATACTCATCCAGCTTGGTGATCAACTTGAg ATCTTAACCAATGGGATGTACAAGAGTCATATCCATCGAGTTATTGTTGGCAACAATAAGGTGCGAAGGATCTCTGTAGTGGGCATTCACGGACCTTCGTTGGACAAATTAATCAGCCCTAGCATAGAGTTTGTTGATGAAAAACACCCACAGGGATACCGTGGGATGACCTACAAAGAATCCTTGGAAGTAAACGGGGATGACGAGATCGATGTGCAATCATCACTTGAGCAAGCTAGATTAGTGTGA